A region of Pempheris klunzingeri isolate RE-2024b chromosome 15, fPemKlu1.hap1, whole genome shotgun sequence DNA encodes the following proteins:
- the LOC139214077 gene encoding transcription factor Jun-like, whose protein sequence is MRINLPEGEKNFMSRKMEATFYDEAVNASNSQHDGATVYGFNPKTLKQTMTLNLNDPKNFKPQLSSKALDILTSPDVGLLKLASPELERLIIQSCTGLTTPTPTQFVCPKNITDEQEGFAEGFVRALAELHYHQQPPAVHPDAQTGASSSMASGSAASEGGGLPYSCTVRTDPPEYTNLGSFSRAVGSAAAPAGERHPPMSYPAAPQPSHNHMDHQLAAAQHSRLHALKEEPQTVPEMSGDTPPLSPIDMENQERIKAERKRMRNRVAASKCRKRKLERISRLEDRVKNLKSQNTELVSSANVLRDELALLKQKVMDHVNSGCQLILTQQLQAF, encoded by the coding sequence atgagaaTAAATCTCCCCGAAGGTGAGAAAAACTTTATGTCCAGAAAAATGGAAGCGACTTTCTACGACGAAGCCGTCAACGCGTCCAACTCTCAGCATGACGGGGCGACGGTGTATGGGTTCAACCCCAAAACCCTCAAGCAGACCATGACCCTGAATCTGAACGACCCGAAAAACTTCAAACCCCAGCTGAGCTCCAAGGCCCTGGACATCCTGACGTCCCCCGATGTGGGGCTGCTGAAGCTGGCCTCGCCTGAGCTGGAGAGGTTAATCATCCAATCCTGCACCGGGCTGACGACTCCCACCCCGACCCAGTTCGTCTGTCCCAAGAACATCACGGACGAGCAGGAGGGGTTTGCCGAGGGCTTTGTGAGGGCACTGGCTGAGCTCCACTACCACCAGCAGCCACCCGCCGTCCACCCCGACGCACAGACCGGCGCGTCCAGCAGCATGGCGTCCGGCTCTGCTGCGTCCGAGGGCGGCGGGCTTCCCTACAGCTGCACGGTGCGCACGGACCCGCCGGAGTACACGAACCTGGGCTCCTTCAGCCGGGCCGTGGGCTCTGCGGCTGCACCTGCCGGCGAGAGGCACCCACCCATGAGTTATCCAGCCGCCCCGCAGCCGTCCCACAACCACATGGACCACCAGCTGGCGGCTGCGCAGCACTCGCGGCTACACGCGCTCAAAGAGGAGCCGCAGACGGTGCCCGAGATGTCCGGCGACACCCCGCCGCTCTCCCCCATCGACATGGAGAACCAGGAGCGCATCAAGGCGGAGAGGAAGCGCATGAGGAACAGGGTGGCCGCGTCCAAATGCCGGAAAAGGAAGTTGGAGAGGATCTCCCGGCTGGAGGACAGGGTCAAAAACCTGAAGAGCCAAAACACGGAGTTGGTTTCCTCTGCCAACGTCCTCCGGGACGAGCTGGCTCTGCTCAAGCAGAAGGTCATGGACCACGTTAACAGCGGATGCCAGCTCATCTTGACGCAGCAGCTCCAAGCTTTCTAG